One stretch of Pedobacter riviphilus DNA includes these proteins:
- a CDS encoding site-specific integrase encodes MSIKIKQNKLKNDRYSLSLDIYYQGVSKYENLKMFVYEKPKTTLEKEHNKRTLAIAEQIKAKRILEMQESHFNIHTGFKSQANFLDYFKKLVREKRTNEGNYGNWTSAYKHLIAYNNSEVLRFCDCDEVFIDGFKKYLREAKITKSGTNLSTNSAISYLNKLKAALSQAFVDRIILENPGKRVKGIKPEETNRQFLLEEELKTLATTECEYPLLKKAFLFSCLTGLRWSDINKLIWEEVIFSETEQQYSINFRQKKTKGLQYNPISFEAFKLLGARADNEERVFKGLKYSAWNNHLLQEWIWKDADIKKKITFHCARHTYATLLLTSGADIYTVSKLLGHQDLKTTEIYGKIINTQKVKVVNLLPTIGV; translated from the coding sequence ATGAGTATCAAAATTAAACAAAACAAGCTAAAAAACGATCGTTACAGCTTATCATTAGACATCTATTACCAAGGGGTTTCTAAGTATGAAAACCTTAAAATGTTCGTTTACGAAAAGCCAAAAACAACTTTAGAGAAAGAACATAATAAACGGACTTTGGCTATTGCAGAACAGATAAAAGCTAAACGGATTTTAGAAATGCAAGAAAGTCATTTCAACATCCATACTGGATTCAAAAGCCAAGCTAACTTTTTGGATTATTTTAAAAAATTAGTAAGAGAAAAACGTACAAACGAAGGCAATTATGGTAATTGGACAAGTGCATATAAACATTTAATAGCATATAACAATAGTGAAGTTCTTAGATTCTGCGATTGCGATGAAGTGTTTATTGATGGTTTCAAGAAATACTTGAGGGAAGCAAAGATTACAAAAAGTGGTACCAATTTATCTACAAATTCAGCAATATCATATTTAAATAAGTTAAAAGCAGCTTTATCGCAAGCTTTTGTTGACAGGATAATTTTGGAGAATCCAGGTAAAAGAGTTAAAGGGATTAAACCAGAGGAAACCAATCGCCAATTTCTATTAGAAGAGGAACTAAAAACACTAGCAACAACAGAGTGTGAATACCCATTACTAAAAAAAGCGTTTTTATTTAGCTGCTTAACAGGGTTAAGATGGTCTGATATCAACAAGTTAATATGGGAAGAAGTTATATTTTCTGAAACAGAGCAACAGTACAGTATTAATTTTAGACAGAAAAAAACTAAGGGGTTACAATATAATCCTATATCTTTTGAAGCATTTAAACTTTTAGGGGCTAGAGCAGATAATGAAGAACGTGTATTTAAGGGATTAAAATACAGTGCATGGAATAATCATTTGTTGCAGGAATGGATTTGGAAAGATGCAGATATCAAAAAGAAAATAACTTTTCATTGCGCTAGACACACATACGCAACGTTATTGCTAACATCTGGTGCTGATATTTACACTGTTTCGAAATTATTAGGGCATCAAGATTTAAAAACTACCGAAATTTATGGTAAAATTATCAACACACAAAAAGTTAAGGTTGTAAATTTGTTGCCAACTATTGGTGTTTAA
- a CDS encoding helix-turn-helix transcriptional regulator, translating into MKNTLEHIEDLLLNQKSIFNIDDLSRYTGLSKSWVYKKTASGQLPHYKPSGKILIFKKEEIDAWLLKNKISTVDDIEQEAINYTTSKSFNRGRYNG; encoded by the coding sequence ATGAAAAATACTTTAGAACATATTGAGGATTTGCTCCTTAATCAGAAATCTATTTTCAATATTGATGATCTTAGCAGATATACAGGATTATCAAAATCGTGGGTGTACAAAAAAACAGCATCCGGTCAGCTTCCACATTACAAGCCATCAGGCAAGATCTTAATCTTTAAAAAAGAAGAAATTGATGCATGGCTTTTGAAAAATAAAATTTCAACAGTAGACGATATCGAACAGGAAGCAATTAATTATACCACTTCTAAATCATTTAATAGAGGTAGATATAATGGTTAA
- a CDS encoding phage/plasmid replication domain-containing protein: MIDSLNLFLALDFANNKEQFNHILSLFNQKPDKLTSKITGEEFFSGNIKNFGIRINNNSLTINGSICKFYYGNNQKTLSYTDFVQAILELEELLGLDLEEAIVRRIDLAENLFMKFKPESYYPLLIKGGFLKRREDDNGLYFRNKNRTVLLYDKVVKEKKSQVLIDADFVNKNVLRYEFRMNRNMEISKRLNVKGAKLLDIINNYTLLVDYWRKSFDLIPKDIELNIPEDSFFHTASGFRDFLAVHGMKSLGGFGRIINMIQEAKARNVFKYPAQSSNLKTVVKTIASKTQSSKVPAMLLELEKRLDEAAIKAVEDFH, translated from the coding sequence ATGATTGATTCATTGAATTTGTTCTTAGCATTGGATTTTGCTAATAACAAAGAACAGTTTAATCATATTTTAAGTCTGTTTAATCAAAAACCAGATAAATTAACAAGTAAGATTACGGGAGAAGAATTTTTTAGTGGTAACATAAAGAACTTTGGCATTCGAATAAATAATAATTCCCTAACAATAAATGGGAGTATCTGTAAATTCTACTATGGTAACAACCAAAAAACATTATCATATACTGATTTTGTTCAAGCAATATTGGAATTAGAAGAATTACTCGGGTTAGACTTAGAAGAGGCAATAGTTAGAAGAATTGATCTAGCTGAAAATCTCTTCATGAAATTTAAACCAGAGAGTTATTATCCATTATTAATAAAAGGGGGATTTTTAAAACGAAGAGAGGATGATAATGGATTATATTTCAGAAACAAAAACAGAACTGTTCTGCTATATGATAAAGTAGTAAAGGAAAAGAAAAGCCAAGTTTTGATAGATGCTGATTTTGTGAACAAAAACGTCCTTCGTTATGAATTTCGGATGAACCGAAATATGGAAATCTCAAAGAGACTAAACGTTAAAGGGGCAAAACTTCTTGATATAATTAATAATTATACTTTATTGGTTGATTATTGGCGTAAAAGTTTTGATTTAATACCGAAGGATATAGAACTAAACATTCCAGAAGATAGCTTTTTCCATACAGCGAGTGGTTTTAGAGACTTCTTAGCTGTCCACGGAATGAAAAGTTTGGGTGGTTTTGGAAGGATAATAAATATGATTCAAGAAGCGAAAGCGAGAAATGTTTTCAAATACCCTGCTCAATCATCAAACTTAAAGACTGTTGTAAAAACTATAGCATCTAAAACACAGTCTAGTAAAGTACCTGCGATGTTGCTTGAATTAGAAAAACGATTGGATGAAGCCGCTATAAAAGCAGTAGAAGATTTTCATTAA
- a CDS encoding helix-turn-helix domain-containing protein → MANTINPSEIELFVISRIKKMRVDAGMSQASFALEMNLSYGFIGQVENPNRRAKYNLNHLNQAAKVFKCSVKDFFPENPF, encoded by the coding sequence ATGGCAAATACTATTAATCCATCTGAAATTGAATTATTTGTAATCTCTCGTATCAAAAAAATGAGAGTCGATGCAGGTATGTCACAGGCGAGCTTTGCTCTCGAGATGAATCTATCTTATGGTTTTATCGGACAAGTAGAAAACCCAAATAGAAGAGCTAAGTATAATTTGAACCATCTTAATCAGGCCGCCAAGGTATTTAAATGCTCTGTTAAAGATTTCTTTCCAGAAAATCCATTCTAA
- a CDS encoding three component ABC system middle component, with protein MKEVYYVYNNEAIASCVFLSILNKIEGLDIARSCLVLPFLLDDRTVSYLSKKQDTELVLEEMIKDQPRLFASFNKRYLSLLPVTINSLTILNASNQINIGSEIVISVALDSDDKTLGDRFNKIREVIPTFLSMIEKYSTIQLYKILKVQL; from the coding sequence ATGAAAGAGGTCTACTATGTGTATAATAATGAAGCAATTGCAAGTTGTGTCTTCTTGTCGATATTGAATAAAATTGAAGGCCTGGATATTGCTCGTTCCTGTTTGGTCTTACCATTTTTATTAGATGATCGAACAGTTAGTTATTTGTCAAAAAAGCAAGACACTGAATTGGTATTAGAGGAAATGATAAAAGATCAGCCAAGATTATTTGCATCATTCAACAAAAGATATTTATCACTGTTACCAGTTACAATTAATTCTTTGACAATATTAAATGCTAGTAATCAAATAAATATAGGAAGTGAAATCGTAATAAGTGTTGCATTAGATTCTGATGATAAAACTTTAGGCGACAGATTTAATAAAATACGGGAAGTTATTCCAACATTTTTATCAATGATAGAAAAATATTCTACCATTCAACTTTACAAAATCCTAAAAGTACAATTATGA
- a CDS encoding DUF3732 domain-containing protein, with translation MKFILHEIKLWFKDENTEPKNYQFLPNKVNVITGDSTTGKTSFWNIIDYCLLSGKVTVPTEIIDKVLWFGIRFTINGKEMSIVRKTPSNGSVSADVFFALGSFPNTPSNNGEIAEIKAILDEEFGISDNLRFPFGKGLGKTTFNISYRHFLLFNSLTQTIIDAPETYFDTTFYGKEEYDKALSHIFDLVIGVNDMENIKAIERLQEIENGLKTIQNQEKGNQNKIKNFETEIFSLIEKCKTYNFIEYSDSFDDVDNAILTIKDIIDNTKKVAENSKLFSEVNGLYKNKNELQAQVNAISQYQREYDLYKKNLNKSADSLQPIEFLSQKLSDQLVDSYETKLFVESLESSLKNIKANLSKKIAEPLKVTGDVKELRAQIQEIDKRIVQLNEIKKNYQSEGEKFIILGEIKHAYEQILKREVIKPIDTIKLNSLNEEKERLLKVPQETSQIKFSMKTLLNQSIQRNFNQLSSLAKYNNSRVEFSSEKMILQLIPDGQIFALDNVGSASNYMFMHLCLYLGLHEHVLNIEQDHIPEFLFIDQPSTPYYEGKNDDKAKLLDAFKLLDSFVGYINFEKKKHFQIIMVEHASKEYWIDNNLSYFHTVDEFIDGKGLIPNEIYNN, from the coding sequence ATGAAATTTATACTTCACGAAATAAAGCTTTGGTTTAAGGATGAGAATACTGAACCTAAAAACTATCAATTTTTGCCTAACAAGGTAAATGTAATAACTGGTGATTCTACAACAGGTAAAACAAGCTTTTGGAATATTATTGATTATTGTCTTTTATCTGGCAAAGTAACAGTTCCAACTGAAATTATCGACAAGGTTTTATGGTTTGGAATTCGTTTTACCATAAATGGCAAGGAAATGTCGATAGTTCGAAAAACACCAAGTAACGGCTCTGTTTCTGCAGATGTTTTTTTCGCTTTAGGTTCTTTCCCTAACACACCTTCAAACAATGGAGAAATAGCAGAAATAAAGGCAATCTTAGATGAAGAATTTGGGATTAGTGATAATTTAAGATTTCCATTTGGAAAAGGATTAGGCAAAACAACTTTCAATATTTCGTATAGGCATTTTCTACTTTTCAATTCATTAACGCAAACTATTATTGATGCACCTGAAACGTATTTTGACACCACGTTTTATGGAAAAGAAGAATATGATAAAGCTTTGAGCCACATTTTTGATTTGGTTATAGGTGTAAATGATATGGAGAATATTAAAGCCATTGAGCGTTTACAGGAAATCGAAAATGGGTTAAAGACAATTCAAAATCAAGAAAAAGGTAATCAAAATAAAATCAAAAATTTTGAAACAGAAATATTCAGCTTAATTGAAAAGTGCAAAACATACAATTTCATTGAATACTCCGATTCTTTCGATGATGTAGATAATGCAATATTGACAATTAAAGACATTATAGATAATACAAAAAAGGTTGCAGAAAATTCAAAATTGTTTTCAGAAGTTAATGGCTTGTACAAAAATAAGAATGAATTGCAAGCACAAGTTAATGCTATAAGCCAATATCAAAGAGAATATGATTTATATAAAAAAAACTTAAATAAATCTGCTGATAGTCTACAACCTATCGAATTTTTAAGTCAAAAATTATCCGACCAATTAGTGGATTCATACGAAACAAAACTATTTGTAGAGTCTTTAGAATCTTCTTTGAAAAATATTAAAGCAAACCTTTCAAAAAAAATCGCAGAACCTTTAAAAGTTACAGGTGATGTAAAGGAATTGCGCGCACAAATTCAGGAAATTGACAAACGAATAGTTCAACTTAACGAGATTAAGAAAAATTATCAATCAGAAGGAGAAAAGTTTATTATACTTGGAGAAATCAAGCATGCGTACGAACAAATTTTAAAAAGAGAAGTAATTAAGCCTATTGATACAATCAAACTAAATAGCTTGAACGAAGAAAAAGAAAGATTATTAAAAGTACCGCAAGAAACCTCACAAATAAAATTTTCAATGAAAACACTTTTAAACCAAAGTATTCAGCGAAATTTCAACCAATTAAGCTCTTTGGCAAAATACAATAATAGTCGAGTTGAGTTTAGTAGTGAAAAAATGATTTTACAATTAATACCTGATGGACAGATTTTTGCATTAGATAACGTTGGAAGTGCATCAAATTACATGTTTATGCATCTATGTCTCTATTTAGGTTTACACGAGCACGTATTAAATATTGAGCAGGACCACATACCTGAATTTTTATTTATTGACCAACCAAGTACGCCATATTACGAAGGGAAAAATGATGATAAAGCAAAACTACTTGATGCTTTTAAATTATTGGATTCTTTTGTTGGATACATCAATTTCGAAAAGAAGAAGCATTTTCAAATTATTATGGTAGAACACGCATCCAAAGAATATTGGATAGACAACAACTTATCATACTTCCATACTGTGGATGAATTTATAGACGGGAAAGGATTAATTCCAAATGAGATTTACAACAACTAA